The following coding sequences lie in one Glycine max cultivar Williams 82 chromosome 19, Glycine_max_v4.0, whole genome shotgun sequence genomic window:
- the LOC102665683 gene encoding pentatricopeptide repeat-containing protein At4g02750 produces MRCVNRLLSRTPCSFPRNMCTVTSAKLNYMIDAYIQGNNINNARKLFDENPSSRNLVSWNMMMTGYVKHHQIQYAQYLFDQMPFKDTVSWNIMLSGFHRITNSDGLYRCFLQMGRAGVPPDDYTVSTLLRAVISTELDVLIPQLHARALHLALNLSVFVGSSLIRAYASLRDEEAFKQAFDDILGKDVTSWNALVSGYMEVGSMDDAQTTFDMMMPEKNIISWTTLVNGYIRNKRINKARSVFNKMSERNVVSWTAMISGYVQNKRFMDALNLFLLMFNSGTCPNHFTFSSVLDACAGCSSLLTGMQVHLCVIKSGIPEDVISLTSLVDMYAKCGDMDAAFRVFESIPNKNLVSWNSIIGGCARNGIATRALEEFDRMKKAGVTPDEVTFVNVLSACVHAGLVEEGEKHFTSMLTKYEIQAEMEHYTCMVDLYGRAGQFDEALKSIKNMPFEPDVVLWGALLAACGLHSNLEIGVYAAERIRKLESDHPVSYSILSKIQGEKGIWSSVNELRDMMKERQVKKQKASSKLFL; encoded by the coding sequence ATGCGTTGCGTGAATAGATTATTGTCGCGGACGCCATGTTCCTTCCCCCGCAACATGTGTACGGTTACATCCGCAAAGCTTAACTACATGATCGACGCTTACATACAAGGCAACAACATAAACAATGCTCGAAAACTGTTTGACGAAAACCCCTCGTCCCGCAACCTCGTATCCTGGAACATGATGATGACTGGTTACGTCAAACACCATCAAATTCAATATGCCCAGTACCTGTTCGATCAAATGCCCTTCAAAGACACGGTTTCTTGGAATATCATGCTCTCTGGTTTTCACAGAATCACAAACTCTGATGGGTTGTACCGCTGTTTCTTGCAAATGGGAAGAGCTGGTGTGCCCCCCGATGACTATACCGTCTCCACATTGCTCAGAGCGGTTATAAGCACCGAGTTAGATGTTTTGATCCCCCAGCTTCACGCTCGAGCGCTGCATTTAGCACTTAACTTGAGTGTGTTTGTTGGGTCTTCGTTGATCAGAGCTTATGCCAGTTTAAGAGACGAGGAGGCTTTTAAGCAAGCGTTTGATGATATATTGGGGAAAGATGTCACGTCTTGGAATGCTTTGGTTTCTGGTTATATGGAAGTGGGAAGTATGGATGATGCTCAAACAACCTTTGATATGATGATGCCTGAGAAAAACATAATTTCATGGACTACTTTGGTGAATGGTTATATCAGGAACAAGAGGATAAACAAAGCAAGGTCtgtttttaacaaaatgagCGAGAGGAATGTGGTGTCTTGGACGGCAATGATTAGTGGGTATGTGCAAAATAAGAGATTTATGGATGCTTTGAATCTTTTTCTTCTGATGTTTAATTCGGGAACTTGTCCCAATCATTTCACGTTCTCAAGTGTGTTGGACGCATGTGCTGGTTGTTCATCCCTTTTGACAGGAATGCAGGTGCACCTGTGCGTTATCAAGTCTGGCATACCAGAGGATGTCATCTCATTGACCTCGCTTGTGGATATGTATGCAAAATGCGGGGATATGGATGCAGCATTTCGTGTTTTTGAGTCCATTCCGAATAAGAATTTGGTGTCATGGAATTCAATAATTGGTGGCTGTGCCAGGAATGGAATAGCTACCCGAGCACTGGAGGAGTTTGATAGGATGAAAAAAGCTGGTGTTACACCAGATGAAGTTACTTTTGTAAATGTGTTGTCAGCGTGTGTGCATGCAGGTCTTGTTGAAGAAGGTGAAAAGCACTTTACTTCTATGTTGACCAAGTATGAAATCCAAGCAGAGATGGAGCACTATACTTGCATGGTGGACCTCTATGGAAGGGCAGGGCAATTTGATGAAGCTTTAAAGTCGATCAAGAATATGCCATTTGAGCCTGACGTGGTGTTGTGGGGTGCGCTGCTTGCAGCTTGTGGCCTGCATTCAAATTTAGAAATTGGAGTGTATGCTGCAGAGAGGATCCGCAAACTGGAGAGCGATCATCCTGTTTCCTACTCAATTCTTTCAAAGATCCAAGGTGAGAAAGGAATATGGAGCAGTGTAAATGAATTGAGGGACATGATGAAGGAGAGACAAGTCAAAAAGCAGAAGGCATCGAGTAAGCTCTTTCTGTAA
- the LOC100780438 gene encoding two-pore potassium channel 5, which translates to MFSFLLLFSAMEDEPFLTTTSQPIADCLLPSSKSFNDVTTTRARDVAAAAAEEIQSEQQQPPKKKKLSRCKTAPAMVTMRDLKPKTPQLPKPQSSSIIRQGMWLLAVYLSIGVVIYSFNRDRFSGIETHPVVDALYFCIVTMCTIGYGDIAPLTPFTKIFACAFVLVGFGFIDILLSGLVNFVLDLQENMILTGLQMGASEREGFSARNYIVDVAKGRMRIRLKVGLALGVVVMCIGIGSLVLYFVEGLDWVDSIYLSVMSVTTVGYGDRAFKTLPGRLFAAIWLLFSTLMVARAFLYLAEARIDRRHRRMAKKVLHREITVQDLLAADINNTGFISKSEYVIFMLKEMGKIQEKDVLQICDQFRKLDPSNCGKITLPHLLGGSL; encoded by the exons atgttctctttccttcttttgttttctgccaTGGAAGACGAGCCATTTCTCACTACCACTTCCCAACCCATCGCCGATTGCCTTCTTCCATCTTCCAAGTCCTTCAACGACGTCACCACCACACGCGCGCGTGAcgtcgccgccgccgccgccgagGAGATTCAATCcgaacaacaacaacctccCAAGAAGAAAAAACTGAGCCGCTGCAAGACGGCACCTGCGATGGTCACCATGCGAGACCTCAAACCTAAGACACCCCAACTCCCCAAACCTCAATCAAGTTCCATAATTCGACAAGGCATGTGGTTACTCGCCGTGTACCTCTCCATAGGAGTAGTCATATACTCCTTCAACAGGGACCGTTTTTCCGGCATCGAAACACACCCTGTGGTCGACGCACTCTACTTTTGTATAGTCACCATGTGTACCATAGGTTACGGAGACATAGCGCCGTTAACCCCATTCACCAAAATCTTCGCTTGCGCTTTTGTGTTGGTGGGGTTTGGGTTCATAGACATACTCCTCAGCGGGCTCGTGAACTTCGTATTGGATTTGCAAGAGAACATGATCCTAACGGGTCTGCAAATGGGTGCGAGTGAAAGGGAAGGTTTTTCTGCTCGGAATTACATCGTTGATGTGGCGAAGGGAAGGATGAGGATCAGGTTGAAGGTTGGTTTGGCGCTTGGGGTTGTGGTGATGTGTATTGGGATTGGGAGTTTGGTGTTGTACTTTGTGGAAGGGTTGGATTGGGTTGATTCGATTTACTTGTCGGTTATGTCTGTCACAACGGTTGGGTATGGGGACCGAGCCTTTAAGACGCTTCCTGGTCGTTTGTTTGCGGCTATTTGGTTGCTCTTTTCTACTCTCATGGTGGCTCGGGCTTTTCTCTATTTGGCTGAGGCTAGAATCGATAGAAGGCATCGGAGAATGGCTAAGAAGGTTTTGCATAGGGAAATTACCGTCCAGGATTTGCTTGCTGCTGATATCAACAACACTGGTTTCATTAg CAAGTCAGAGTATGTAATCTTCATGCTGAAAGAGATGGGTAAAATACAGGAAAAAGATGTGTTGCAAATTTGTGACCAATTCAGGAAGCTTGACCCCTCTAACTGTGGGAAGATAACACTACCTCATCTCTTGGGGGGCAGTTTATGA